The Streptomyces sp. CC0208 genome window below encodes:
- a CDS encoding SDR family NAD(P)-dependent oxidoreductase has product MSQIVLITGGTSGIGLSLAQSFVELGASVVVCGRSQAALDRFAQAHPQALAVRADVTDAADRAALLQAVADRFGRLDVLVNNAGTFEERDYAAGENPNATLDAEVALNLTAPIHLTGEVLERWPSPDAIVFITSGFALVSPTRAPTHGAVKAGLHGFADGLRRQLAPQGTHVLEVLPPSTDTPMNAEATGKKLTPAQVTAVTMKALRRRRNMAFPGQTKVMPAMLRIAPGTLRRVVAEL; this is encoded by the coding sequence GTGTCACAGATCGTGCTCATCACTGGCGGAACCTCAGGCATCGGCTTGAGCCTCGCCCAATCCTTCGTGGAGCTCGGGGCGTCCGTCGTCGTTTGCGGGCGTTCGCAGGCAGCGCTGGACCGATTCGCGCAGGCACACCCGCAAGCGCTGGCCGTGCGGGCTGATGTGACGGACGCAGCTGACCGGGCAGCGCTGTTGCAAGCAGTCGCTGATCGCTTCGGGCGTCTGGACGTGTTGGTCAACAACGCCGGTACGTTCGAGGAACGCGACTACGCCGCCGGCGAGAACCCCAATGCGACTCTCGATGCCGAGGTGGCGTTGAACCTCACCGCCCCCATCCACTTGACGGGTGAAGTGCTCGAGCGATGGCCATCGCCCGACGCGATCGTATTCATCACCTCGGGGTTCGCTTTGGTCTCGCCCACTCGCGCGCCTACCCACGGCGCGGTGAAGGCCGGCCTGCACGGCTTTGCGGATGGCCTGCGCCGTCAACTCGCCCCGCAGGGCACCCATGTCCTCGAGGTCCTCCCGCCATCCACGGACACGCCCATGAACGCCGAAGCCACGGGAAAGAAACTGACTCCCGCACAGGTGACGGCGGTCACGATGAAAGCCCTTCGACGCAGGCGGAACATGGCATTCCCCGGCCAGACGAAAGTCATGCCCGCCATGCTGCGCATCGCGCCGGGCACACTACGACGCGTCGTCGCCGAGCTCTGA
- a CDS encoding transposase family protein encodes MAVEKGIAAQGASHAGVGVTSPRPSSWAWSSSWPTEFMEILADAGYQGMGAQSGERVVTPPHRKFKKDAPAWYEERHDLARKAHSSRRIRVEHGIAHLKNWRALARHLGRREHMSDIVQAVAGLLSHQQTATPDYGLRA; translated from the coding sequence GTGGCTGTCGAGAAGGGCATCGCCGCCCAGGGTGCCAGCCACGCAGGCGTAGGCGTGACATCACCCAGGCCCAGCAGCTGGGCCTGGTCCAGCTCTTGGCCGACGGAGTTCATGGAAATCCTCGCGGATGCCGGCTATCAGGGTATGGGAGCACAGAGCGGCGAGCGGGTGGTGACGCCACCACATCGCAAGTTCAAGAAAGACGCTCCCGCCTGGTACGAGGAACGGCACGACCTCGCGCGCAAAGCGCACTCCTCACGCCGGATCCGCGTCGAGCACGGCATCGCGCACCTCAAGAACTGGCGGGCTCTGGCCCGACACCTTGGCCGACGCGAGCACATGAGCGACATCGTCCAAGCCGTCGCCGGACTGCTCTCGCACCAGCAGACCGCCACCCCCGATTACGGCCTTCGAGCCTGA
- a CDS encoding DUF6221 family protein, translating into MLDLIEQLANDYKAMDPSDSRSAGLAYALRVLGQSYAEHPAYQQEWRP; encoded by the coding sequence ATGCTCGACCTGATCGAGCAACTGGCGAACGACTACAAAGCCATGGACCCCTCCGACTCCCGCTCTGCCGGCCTGGCATACGCGCTGCGAGTCCTTGGCCAGTCATACGCAGAACACCCCGCCTACCAGCAGGAATGGCGCCCGTAG
- a CDS encoding alpha/beta hydrolase: MTNPVPALPLHDLAGFTHRWVDADGVRLHAVEGGRPDGPAVVLLTGFPQTWWAWRKVMPALADRFRVIAIDRPGQGNSEHPELSYDTHTVAAHIQAAVNALGVRDYWLAGHDIGAWVAFSLALNYESRLHGVALLDAGIPGITMPEAIPLDPTLAFKTWHFAFHVVPDLPETLIAGREREYISWFLKTKSLAPDAFEEAELDHYGAALAVDGGLRAGLAYYRDAAESARKNHAALEQRRLTAPVLGISSSHGSIPDMAASISPWAENVTGTIVPDAGHYIPEEQPEAVATALTDFFSGR; this comes from the coding sequence ATGACCAACCCCGTCCCCGCCCTGCCCCTGCATGACCTGGCCGGATTCACGCACCGCTGGGTCGACGCCGACGGCGTCCGCCTGCACGCCGTCGAAGGCGGTCGGCCGGACGGGCCGGCCGTCGTCCTGCTCACCGGGTTCCCGCAGACGTGGTGGGCCTGGCGAAAGGTCATGCCTGCTCTCGCCGATCGGTTCCGGGTCATAGCGATCGACCGGCCGGGCCAAGGCAATTCCGAGCATCCGGAGCTCAGCTACGACACGCACACGGTCGCCGCGCACATCCAGGCCGCTGTGAACGCTCTCGGTGTGCGGGACTACTGGCTCGCCGGGCACGACATCGGCGCCTGGGTCGCCTTCTCCCTCGCCCTGAACTACGAGAGCCGACTACACGGGGTCGCGCTGCTCGACGCCGGAATTCCCGGTATCACCATGCCGGAAGCGATCCCCCTCGACCCGACTCTGGCGTTCAAGACCTGGCACTTCGCGTTCCACGTGGTGCCCGATCTTCCCGAGACGCTGATAGCAGGCCGCGAGCGGGAGTACATCAGCTGGTTCCTGAAGACCAAGTCCCTCGCGCCCGACGCGTTCGAGGAAGCAGAGCTCGACCACTACGGCGCGGCCCTCGCCGTCGATGGCGGCCTGCGCGCCGGCCTCGCCTACTACCGCGATGCCGCCGAGTCCGCCCGCAAGAACCACGCGGCGCTCGAGCAACGGCGACTGACCGCGCCCGTCCTCGGAATCTCCAGCAGCCACGGCTCGATCCCGGATATGGCGGCCTCCATCAGCCCGTGGGCCGAGAACGTGACCGGCACCATCGTGCCCGACGCCGGTCACTACATCCCCGAGGAGCAGCCCGAGGCCGTCGCCACCGCCCTCACCGACTTCTTCAGCGGCCGTTAG
- a CDS encoding TetR/AcrR family transcriptional regulator: MAGKKQFDMDTVLDAAMIQFWRSGYADTSLDDLSRATGLNRSSIYSSLGDKDTLFLRCLDRYATRYGDKFEVALSCAAEDPVAAVRAFFDVTLRRIADPAVPDGCLMAQSVMASPALSPSVAEHAKELFGLQRPRLRTALKAGGMSDENAEDFAAHVAAVNQSLAVMGRAGASPEQLRAIVSVTVDALARALHR, encoded by the coding sequence ATGGCAGGCAAGAAGCAGTTCGACATGGACACGGTGCTCGACGCCGCGATGATCCAGTTCTGGCGCTCCGGCTACGCCGACACCTCGCTCGACGACCTGTCCCGGGCGACCGGCCTGAACCGCAGCTCGATCTACTCCTCGCTCGGCGACAAGGACACGCTCTTCCTTCGCTGCCTGGATCGCTACGCCACGCGCTACGGCGACAAGTTCGAGGTCGCCCTCTCGTGCGCGGCCGAGGACCCCGTCGCCGCCGTCCGTGCGTTCTTCGATGTCACCCTGAGGCGCATCGCCGACCCCGCCGTGCCCGACGGATGCCTGATGGCCCAGTCGGTCATGGCGAGTCCGGCGCTGAGCCCAAGCGTCGCAGAGCATGCCAAAGAGTTGTTCGGCCTGCAGCGCCCGCGCCTGCGCACCGCGCTGAAGGCTGGCGGAATGTCCGACGAGAACGCCGAGGACTTCGCCGCACACGTAGCGGCCGTGAACCAGTCTCTCGCGGTGATGGGGAGGGCCGGGGCGAGCCCGGAGCAACTCCGGGCGATCGTCAGTGTGACTGTCGACGCGCTCGCGCGGGCGCTGCACCGATGA
- a CDS encoding transposase family protein, with protein MSRIPDPRRVRGRRYHLGSLLALCLVAVLGGARSLATIARFAADTNSSLREQLGLASSTPNASTLGGLRANLKDEWVREFG; from the coding sequence TTGAGCCGGATACCCGATCCCCGCCGGGTCCGCGGCCGTCGCTACCACCTGGGCTCCCTGCTCGCGCTGTGCCTGGTCGCCGTGCTCGGCGGAGCCAGGTCCCTGGCCACCATCGCCCGCTTCGCCGCCGATACCAACTCCAGCCTGCGCGAACAGCTCGGGCTCGCCTCCAGCACACCGAACGCCTCCACACTGGGAGGACTCCGCGCCAACTTGAAAGACGAATGGGTCCGCGAGTTCGGCTGA
- a CDS encoding alpha/beta hydrolase yields MNPTVVLVHGAMHTPWIFDPLRERLTARGIASRAVQLPSSNPDSAAAQGLAEDVAQVRAEIKAVDGPVVLAAHSYGGVPATWAAAEEDRVTELVYIAAFALEPGTSMMEWMGGDFPPTWIHSPDRLAVKAGDAEQSIFSGVDPALTAEAVKRLNWQGLHAFTEKLGAAPTDVPLTYVVATQDPALPPAVQEQWALNAAHSLHIPSGHSPHLSHTDEIAALLAEAVARAER; encoded by the coding sequence ATGAACCCGACCGTCGTACTCGTCCACGGCGCGATGCACACACCGTGGATCTTCGACCCGCTGCGTGAGCGGCTCACCGCCCGCGGCATCGCCTCCCGTGCCGTGCAACTGCCCAGCAGCAACCCCGACAGCGCCGCCGCCCAGGGACTTGCCGAGGACGTCGCCCAGGTCCGCGCCGAGATCAAGGCCGTCGACGGCCCCGTCGTGCTCGCCGCGCACTCCTACGGCGGGGTCCCCGCCACCTGGGCCGCCGCCGAAGAGGACCGGGTCACCGAACTCGTCTACATCGCCGCCTTCGCGCTGGAGCCCGGCACCTCAATGATGGAGTGGATGGGCGGGGACTTCCCACCCACCTGGATCCACTCCCCAGACCGTCTCGCCGTCAAAGCCGGAGACGCGGAGCAGTCCATCTTCAGCGGGGTCGACCCCGCCCTGACCGCCGAGGCCGTCAAACGCCTCAACTGGCAGGGCCTGCACGCCTTCACCGAGAAACTCGGCGCCGCACCCACCGACGTCCCCCTGACCTATGTCGTGGCCACCCAGGACCCGGCGCTGCCGCCCGCCGTCCAGGAGCAGTGGGCCCTCAACGCCGCCCACAGCCTGCACATCCCCTCCGGCCACTCCCCCCACCTCTCCCACACCGACGAAATCGCCGCGCTGCTCGCGGAAGCGGTCGCACGCGCAGAGAGGTGA
- a CDS encoding nuclear transport factor 2 family protein, which produces MSDFATSTAPADVVRRQYLASAAGDLEALRATLAPDVEWTEMAGFPLAGTYRAPDGVTANVMEQLGQDWDGWTAHDDTYVVDGENVVVLARYTAVNKATGKAIDVRVAHHFVVRGGLIVRFEQFVDTALVRDAMNV; this is translated from the coding sequence ATGAGCGACTTCGCGACCTCCACGGCCCCCGCCGACGTCGTACGCCGGCAGTACCTGGCCTCCGCCGCGGGCGACCTTGAAGCCCTGCGGGCCACGCTGGCCCCTGATGTTGAGTGGACGGAGATGGCCGGCTTCCCGCTGGCCGGCACCTACCGCGCCCCCGACGGCGTCACCGCCAACGTGATGGAACAGCTCGGCCAGGACTGGGACGGCTGGACCGCCCACGACGACACCTACGTCGTCGACGGCGAGAACGTTGTTGTCCTCGCCCGCTACACCGCCGTCAACAAGGCCACTGGCAAGGCGATCGACGTACGCGTCGCGCACCACTTCGTCGTACGCGGCGGACTCATCGTCCGCTTCGAGCAGTTCGTGGACACCGCCCTCGTCCGCGACGCCATGAACGTCTGA
- a CDS encoding MBL fold metallo-hydrolase → MSALSFKVLDLDFPAGSRNKTATLVTGEQEALLVDAAFTRADGHRLVAEILDSGKTLTTVFVSHADPDFYFGAEVLADAFPEARFVATPLVIDHIQHSYEGKLKAWAALGANLPTRLVDLQPLTGDLTLEGHRFELKGGPAALPDRHYLWQAEHGALLGGVLLFQQEHVWVADTPTPDDRTAWIDLLDEMAALDPQLVVPGHRLPGTAADASAITATRDYLLAFEEELAKAADGATLTEALVKRYPDNGMLIAAQIGAKVAKGEMKWG, encoded by the coding sequence ATGAGCGCCCTGTCCTTCAAGGTCCTGGACCTGGACTTCCCGGCTGGAAGCAGGAACAAGACGGCCACCCTCGTCACCGGCGAGCAGGAGGCCCTGCTGGTGGACGCAGCCTTCACCCGCGCCGACGGCCACCGCCTGGTCGCGGAGATTCTCGACTCCGGCAAGACGCTGACCACCGTCTTCGTCTCCCACGCCGATCCCGACTTCTACTTCGGCGCCGAGGTCCTGGCCGACGCCTTCCCGGAGGCGAGGTTCGTCGCGACCCCGCTCGTCATCGACCACATCCAGCACTCCTACGAGGGCAAGCTCAAGGCATGGGCGGCGCTGGGGGCGAACCTGCCCACCCGCCTGGTCGACCTTCAGCCCCTGACCGGCGACCTCACCCTGGAGGGCCACCGCTTCGAGCTCAAGGGCGGCCCGGCCGCCCTGCCCGACCGCCACTACCTGTGGCAGGCCGAGCACGGCGCCCTGCTCGGCGGCGTCCTGCTCTTCCAGCAGGAGCACGTCTGGGTCGCCGACACCCCCACCCCCGACGACCGCACCGCCTGGATCGACCTGCTCGACGAAATGGCCGCCCTCGACCCGCAGCTGGTCGTGCCCGGCCACCGTCTGCCCGGCACGGCCGCCGACGCCTCCGCCATCACCGCCACCCGCGACTACCTCCTCGCCTTCGAGGAGGAACTCGCCAAGGCCGCCGACGGCGCGACCCTGACCGAAGCACTGGTCAAGCGCTACCCGGACAACGGCATGCTGATCGCCGCCCAGATCGGCGCGAAGGTCGCCAAGGGCGAGATGAAGTGGGGCTGA
- a CDS encoding glycoside hydrolase family 43 protein, producing MTHPSRRQVLGMAATVPLAATGALTLGAGTAHAADSAYAMVYFTESTTLLEADYNLHLALSTDGLHWTPLNQNAPVAIPTLGSGGLRDPFLLRKQDGTFVVVATDLKGADFGRNSVYIHVWDSTDLRTFTGYRLLKLHDMTNTHSWAPEAFWDASRGQYGILYSSVNSSGHNVIMVSYTTDFLTTTNPQVFFDPGFDVIDGNLTVGVNGVNYLYYKRNGNGTVVGARSTSLSPGSFTPFSTAVSHGGTEAPTVFKSLTSNTWYLWCHTYTPSGVSYAWQSSDLASGTWTPVDQKLYTQPLNSNHSGIRPITPTEYDNLIAKWGTPAWNRLKSYNYPARYVRHINFAGRIDEYPFDPFPDSQWKMVPGLADPSGVSFQSVNYPARYLRHSYFALRLDENDGTSIFSADATFYRTAGLADSSWASFRSYNYPTRYIRHTADFTLRIDPVSTATELQDATFQVGY from the coding sequence ATGACCCACCCATCCCGCAGACAGGTCCTCGGCATGGCGGCAACCGTCCCGCTCGCCGCGACCGGCGCGCTCACGCTCGGAGCAGGGACCGCCCACGCCGCCGACTCGGCATACGCGATGGTCTACTTCACCGAGTCCACCACCCTGCTGGAGGCGGACTACAACCTCCACCTAGCCCTCAGCACCGACGGCCTGCACTGGACGCCGCTCAACCAGAACGCCCCCGTCGCCATCCCCACCCTCGGCTCCGGCGGTCTGCGCGACCCGTTCCTCCTGCGCAAGCAGGACGGCACGTTCGTCGTCGTCGCGACCGACCTGAAAGGCGCTGACTTTGGCCGCAACAGCGTCTACATCCACGTCTGGGACTCCACCGACCTGCGCACCTTCACCGGCTACCGACTGCTGAAGCTGCACGACATGACCAACACGCACAGCTGGGCCCCGGAGGCGTTCTGGGACGCCTCCCGTGGCCAGTACGGCATCCTCTACTCGTCGGTGAACAGCAGCGGCCACAACGTCATCATGGTCAGCTACACGACCGACTTCCTTACGACGACGAACCCCCAGGTCTTCTTCGATCCCGGCTTCGACGTCATCGACGGCAACCTCACCGTGGGCGTGAACGGCGTCAACTACCTGTACTACAAAAGGAACGGCAACGGCACCGTGGTCGGCGCCCGCTCGACGAGCCTCAGCCCCGGCAGCTTCACCCCGTTCAGCACAGCGGTGAGCCACGGCGGCACCGAGGCCCCGACGGTCTTCAAGTCCCTGACGTCCAACACCTGGTACCTGTGGTGCCACACGTACACGCCGAGCGGCGTCTCCTATGCCTGGCAGAGCAGTGATCTGGCCTCCGGCACCTGGACGCCCGTGGACCAGAAGCTCTACACCCAGCCGCTCAACTCCAACCACAGCGGCATCCGCCCGATCACCCCGACCGAGTACGACAACCTCATTGCCAAGTGGGGCACCCCCGCCTGGAACCGGCTCAAGTCGTACAACTACCCGGCGCGTTACGTCCGGCACATCAACTTCGCCGGCCGGATAGACGAGTATCCCTTCGACCCGTTCCCCGACTCCCAGTGGAAGATGGTGCCGGGCCTTGCCGACCCGTCAGGGGTGTCCTTCCAGTCGGTCAACTACCCAGCCCGCTATCTGCGGCACTCCTACTTTGCCCTGCGCCTCGACGAGAACGACGGCACGTCGATTTTCTCCGCGGACGCGACTTTCTACCGTACGGCCGGGCTCGCCGACTCCTCCTGGGCGTCGTTCCGCTCGTACAACTACCCGACCCGCTACATCCGGCACACGGCGGACTTCACCCTGCGCATCGACCCGGTCTCAACGGCCACCGAACTACAGGACGCCACCTTCCAGGTCGGCTACTGA
- a CDS encoding RICIN domain-containing protein translates to MAGLLSAGAPVQAASVTVTNATQFTDITGAVVHAHGGGVIKVGSYYYWFGENRHPDNTFKAVSVYRSADLKTWEFRNNVLTPASDPELAVANIERPKVIYNSTTGKFVMWMHKENGSDYTEARAAVAVSDTVDGDYTWKGSFRPPSGTTSRDQTLFKDDDGTAYQITAAAGNADLHIYRLTADYTGYDTLVANPWPGNYREAPALFKRGGVYFMLTSGTSGWNPNQQKYATATSLTGPWTAMRDVGDATAYDSQTAYVLPIQGTSSTSYLYMGDRWGNSMGGTVNDSQYVWLPLTFPTSRTMNLPWYPQVAIDPAAGTVTGVGGGPYYNFVARHSGRCLDVADNSAADSYDVLQWDCNGGLNQQWRFKDAGGGYVQVIAEHSGKCLDVAGASTADRAYVQQYHCTTGTNQQWLLQDQGNGYYHLVARHSGKCLDVENGSTANGARLIQWPCGTGSNQQFQQRTAS, encoded by the coding sequence ATGGCCGGGCTCCTGTCTGCCGGTGCGCCCGTGCAGGCCGCTTCCGTCACCGTGACCAACGCGACCCAGTTCACCGACATCACCGGAGCCGTGGTCCACGCCCACGGCGGCGGTGTGATCAAGGTCGGCTCGTACTACTACTGGTTCGGTGAGAACCGCCACCCCGACAACACCTTCAAGGCCGTCTCGGTCTACCGGTCCGCGGACTTGAAGACCTGGGAGTTCCGCAACAACGTCCTGACTCCGGCCAGTGATCCCGAGCTGGCTGTCGCCAACATCGAGCGGCCAAAGGTGATCTACAACAGCACCACCGGCAAGTTCGTGATGTGGATGCACAAGGAGAACGGCAGCGACTACACCGAGGCCCGAGCCGCTGTCGCCGTCTCTGACACTGTCGATGGCGACTACACGTGGAAGGGCAGCTTCCGCCCGCCGTCCGGTACGACGTCCCGGGATCAGACGCTGTTCAAGGACGACGACGGCACGGCGTACCAGATCACCGCCGCTGCCGGCAATGCCGACCTGCACATCTACAGGCTCACCGCCGACTACACCGGCTACGACACCCTGGTCGCCAACCCCTGGCCGGGCAACTACCGTGAGGCACCCGCACTGTTCAAGCGGGGCGGCGTCTACTTCATGCTCACCTCCGGCACCAGCGGCTGGAATCCCAATCAGCAGAAGTACGCCACCGCCACCAGCCTCACCGGCCCGTGGACGGCCATGAGGGACGTCGGGGACGCGACGGCTTACGACTCCCAGACCGCCTACGTCCTGCCGATCCAGGGCACCTCGAGCACCTCGTACCTGTACATGGGCGACCGCTGGGGCAACTCGATGGGCGGCACTGTCAACGACTCGCAGTACGTCTGGCTGCCGCTGACCTTCCCCACCAGCCGGACCATGAACCTGCCCTGGTACCCGCAAGTCGCCATCGACCCGGCCGCCGGCACGGTCACCGGCGTCGGCGGCGGCCCGTACTACAACTTCGTCGCCCGGCACAGCGGCAGATGCCTCGACGTCGCGGACAACTCCGCCGCCGACAGCTATGACGTGCTGCAGTGGGACTGCAACGGCGGCCTCAACCAGCAGTGGCGGTTCAAGGACGCCGGCGGCGGCTATGTCCAGGTCATCGCCGAGCACAGCGGCAAGTGCCTGGACGTTGCGGGCGCCTCCACCGCGGACCGCGCCTATGTGCAGCAGTACCACTGCACCACCGGCACCAACCAGCAGTGGCTCCTGCAGGACCAGGGCAACGGCTATTACCACCTCGTGGCCCGGCACAGCGGCAAGTGCCTGGACGTGGAGAACGGCTCCACCGCCAACGGTGCCCGCCTCATCCAGTGGCCCTGCGGCACCGGCAGCAACCAGCAGTTCCAACAGCGCACCGCCTCTTGA